GCCAGCGGTCGCCATACATCGGCCGCACGTAGTCGAGCAGCTTGGGCACCGTCATCCAGCCGGGCAGGATGCGGTTCTCCGAGACGTAGCCGATCCGCCGCCAATGCTCCGGCCCGAGTTCGCGCGGGTCGGTATCGAGCACCGAGATCTCGCCCGCATCGCGCTCGATCAGGTTCATCGCGCATTTGATGGTCGTCGTCTTGCCCGCGCCATTCGGCCCGAGGAAAGCCGTGACCTTCCCCTGCGGGATCTCCAGATCGACACCGCGAAGCGCATCGGTTCTGCCGAAGTGTTTTTGCAGGCCGCGGATGGTGATCATGGGCGTTCAGCGTTCGGGTTCTTGGAGACGGCGGAGAAATTCCTGGAGTTCGGCAGCGGTGAGATGGAGGCCGCGGGCTTCTTCCAGAAAGCGCCGCGCGGAAGGCTCGAGCAGGCCGAGTCGCTGCTCGAGCGAAGGAAGACGGGGTGCTTGCACGACCATCCCGATCCCCGGCCGACTGATGAGGAAGCCGAGGTCCTTGAGTTGCTGGATGACCTTGAAGCCGGTGGTCGGTGAGATCTTCAGCTCCTGCGCCAAGGCTCGCACGGAGGGGAAGAGATCACCTTCGCGAAGCTCGCCATTCGCCAGCGCCCGATGGGCCGCTTTCACGATCTGATCGGAAACCGGTTCCCCGTCGCGAAGCTGGAAGGAAAACGGAAGCACCGCAGGTGTTTTTAGTGTTACACACTACATGTAACACCTGCAAGCGGATTCTTTTTCATGCTTCGCATCCGGACCGCCGCCCGTGCATCTTCCGCGCCGTGAACCCCGCCCTCGAAACGCTGCTACTGCCCTTCTCCCGCGGGGATCTCTCGATTCCCTCGCGAACGCTCTTCCTCGGGGCAGAGCCGCATCCGGATCTGAAGGCATGGCCCGCGCTGAGTGGCTGGCAGCCGCTCTTCCCGCTGGCGGAGGCATGGCGGAAGGCTGGCCTCCCCTTGATCGACGAACCCTCCGGCACTTGGCCACTCGTCCTCCTGTTGCCGGGGAAATCAAAGGACGAGACCTTCGCTTCCTTCGCAAAGGCCTACGACCTGCTGGAAGACGATGGCGTACTCGTGGTGGCCCTCCCGAATACAGGCGGCGCCTCCCGCTTCGAGAAGGAACTGGCCGAAGTGGCCGGGGAAATCGCTTCGATCTCCAAGAACAAGTGTCGTGCCTTCTACGCCACCAAGTCGGCGGATTGGGACCAGTCCCTGCTGGCCGGGTGGCGGGCCTTGGGGGAGCCCCGCGTGCTGGAAAGTACGGGATTCACCGTGGAAGCGGGGATCTTCAGCGCCGACCACGTGGACCCCGGCTCCGCTCTGCTCGCCGAACATCTGCCGTCCAACTTGAAAGGCACCGCTGCCGATCTGGGCGCAGGCTGGGGCTACCTCTCGCAGGCTTTGCTTGAAAAAAACCCGAAGCTGAAGGCGCTGCATCTCTTCGAGGCGGATGCACGGGCGCTCGCATGTGCAGAGAAGAACCTCACCGCCTCCGAAACACCGTTGGAATTCCATTGGGCGGATGTCGCTGCGGGGCTTCCCGGGAAGTACGAAGTGATCGTGATGAATCCCCCCTTCCACAGTGGCCAGCTCACCGACATCTCCTTGGGCCGTGCTTTCTTGCGCGTGGCAGCCGAATCATTGCGCACCGGCGGTCGGCTTTACCTCGTGGCAAATCGCCAGCTTCCTTATGAAGCGGAACTCGACTCCCTGGGCCTCGTCTGGAAGAAGCCGGTGGAGGACCAGACCTACAAGCTGCTCTTCGCCGAGAAGCGTCTCGGCACTTCGACGCCCGTTACCTTTCGCTAATCCATCGTTCCCATGAAGCTCGTCAAACTGCTCGCCAATCTCGGCTACGGCTCCCGCAGCCAGATCGACCGCCATCTGCGCCGCGGCGAGGTCACGGACATCCATGGCAAGGTGCTCGGCGAACGCGACTTCCCGCCGCACGACCAGATCCTCTTCAAGGGAGAACCGCTGGACCTTCCCGCGCCGCTCACGCTGATGTTCCACAAGCCCGACGGCTACACCTGCAGCACGGACGATCCGGGCGATACGATCTACGATTTGCTGCCCGTACGCTATGCCCTGCGGAACCCCATCCTGAGTCCGGTCGGACGCCTCGACAAGGATACCACGGGCTTGCTGCTGATGACCGATGACGGCAAACTGCTGCACCGCCTCATCAGCCCGAAACACCATGTCCCGAAGATCTATCGCGTGACCCTCGACCGCGTGATCGAGGGCCATGAGGAAGCCCTCTTCGCGAGCGGCGAACTCATCCTCCGCGGCGAGGACAAGCCCTTGTTGCCAGCCAAGCTGGAAGTCATTGGCGAGAAGGAAGCCTTCATCACCCTTGAAGAAGGCCGCTACCATCAGGTCCGCCGCATGTTCGCCGCCGCCGGAAATCACGTCGTCGCCCTAAAGCGCGTGAAAGTCGGAGGTCTCGCTCTGCCGGAAGATCTCGCCGAAGGAGAATGGAAAGTCCTCACCCCGGAGGAGATCGAGCTCGCGGGGAAGAAGAGCTAAGCTTCGCACTTCGCTTCCAAAGCCCCAATAGGGCGACAGGGAGATAGCCCAAGGTAAGCGCGCAACGCGCAACCCTGGATAGCCACGGCCGCTACGTGATTCCCTCTCCATTCTAGCCGACCCGGCAGTAGAAACCCATCCCCGCATGCGCCAAATTTCCCGGCGACATGCTTTCGACCCGCCCTTCCACTCCGCCCGGATTCCCTCACTTCGATGCTCAATGTGGGGAGTTCGATGTTCGATGTCCGCCCTCTCCCGCCTGTTATTTTTCCAGTTATAACAGGTGAAACAGGCTCGAAAATCACATCACCTCCCACACCGCCAGAAACTCGCTGGCCTGTCCCGGATCATTCAAAATCACCGCCCCTCCCTGCAGCGTTCCGCCACCAAGCGAGGAAACATCCCCCGCCCGATCCTTCCGCAGGATCTTCAATCGTCCCATCCGGTTCGGCGCGGATTTCTTCAAAAGTTCCAAGGCCACCCTGCCCATCGTCATCCGGACATTCAGCTCCACGACATGCTTCAAGGCCAGTGACCCGTCCCGCAGGCGATGGACCATCGCATCCACTCCCAGTGGCCCCACATATCCCGGCAACAGCTTCGCAAGCGCCGCCGGGATCTTCTCCTGATACCACTTCATCACCTTCGCCTCGCGGTGCAGGAATGCCGCGACCTCCGGATCAAGCATGCTGGCCCATTTCGGCGAGACACGGCTGCCCTGAAAACGGCCTGCGGCATCATTATCCATCACGGTCAGCCCGATCAATTCCACCTCTCCCTTCGCGCCCATCTCATAGAGCGCGGAGAAATCCGTCACGCGCTCCAACCATGGCTCGATGATCACGGACCCATGCGCCGCGATGGTGTTCTTCAACCAATTCCGCGTCGGCTCCTCCGGACTCTCGGAGTTGATCCGCTTGTGCCCGCGCCCGGCATGCGAGAAGGCCGCCTTCGCCAGAGCCTGTCCCGATTCCAAGCAGCGCTCCACCGCCGCAAGCGCCTCATCCACCGTCCGGCAAATCGTTCCACTCTCTTCGCCCAGGCCAAGCAACTCTTCCAGCCGGATCCCGATGACTTTCGAGAACCACTCCGCGGGCGAAGCCTCCCGCCAATGCCACGGCACACGCGGCGACATCTGTCCCGCAAATTCCTTCAGCAGGGCACTCGCATCCGGCGACCACGCCCACGGCCTCAGGCCACCAAGCTTGCGCTCGCGGAGGTCCGCTATGGTCACGAGCTCCGGGAGATCAAAGCCAGCACGCTTGAGCTCCGCGAGATGCTCGCGCGATGGGGGCTTGCGCAAGATCGCCACGTCATCCTTGCGGCACCAGCCGGTCACCAGCATCTCCAGATCCTGCTCCAGCGAGAGCTCATTCTTGGTCGGCTGATAGCGCCCCGACATCGCGTGCGACTCGGCATTCGGATTGAACCAATTCACCACCGGCGTGCGTCCCCGCGATTGGTCGCAGATCTCCAGGTGCCGGATGAAATCTTCGTCGATCCCCGCCAGCCTCCTGCCCTCCGCATTGAAGGGAGCCAGCCCTTTCGCCCGCGCCGGACTCAGCGGAAAGGAGAGCATCTTGCGATACGACTCCCAATCGCTACCTCCCTGCTCCTTCCAGCGCCGGAACCACTTCACGCCATGGCCGACATGGCCGATCTCATCCTGATAGATCTTCTCCAGCACCGCCGCGGTGGAGTTGTCACCCGCCTGACGGAAGAGCGAGGCATAGTGTTTCGAGAAATCCAGGTTCGCTTGCTCGAAGGTGAGATTCAGCCGCGTGACAAAGTCCATCGGCGTCTCCATCGGCGCGATGATCCGCCAGAAGTAATCGTTCACCGGCAGCTCGCCGAATTCGATGCCGCATTCCCGCATGCGCCGCACGTACATCAGCGTGTGCATCTGCTCCTCGCGCATCGCCTCATAGACTCCGGCGCGATATTCCTTCGGTGCATCCGGGAACTTGAGCAACACCAGCGCCATCAGCTCGGCGGCAAGAAGCTCGTGGTTCGCCAGGAAATGAAGCATCACCCCGCGCTCCCGGTCGTCATCGAGGCGATGGATCCCGGGAAAATCGACACGTACGCCTTTCGCATGGATGCGCAGCTCTTTGGGCCTGCCCGGCCTTTCCGGCGTTGCGATCGCAGCGCCAGGCGCATCATCCGAGATCGCCTTCGGAGCAAGCCGCAGCTTTTCCTCCAGCGTCTCCGCGAAGAGGATGCGTTCGGCGGCTTCGCGCATCTGCATGCCTTCGACCATGGAGAGTTCAGGCAGCAATGCGACTCTTCAAAGACGGGCCGAGGCCTTGATCTTCTCCGCCTTCAACTGCCCGCAGCCCGCAGCCACATCAATCCCGCGGCGCTGGCGGAAGGTGCAGGGGAAACCGGCATCCAGCAAGATGCGCTGGAATTCATATCCCGCCGCCTCGCCCGCCGGAGTTCCGGAGAAGCCACCAGTCGGATTGAGCGGGATCAGATTCACGTGCCCATCGATTCCCTCGAGCAGTGCCGCGAGCCGGCGCGCGGTATCGGGCGAATCATTCTTCCCGGCGATCAGGGTCCACTCGAAGAAGATCCGCTTTCCCGTGATCTCGCCGTATTTCCGGCATGCCGCGATGAGCTCCGCGAGCGACCACTTCTTGCTCGCGGGAACGAGCGCGGAGCGCTCCTCCTCCGTCGATCCGTGCAGGCTTACCGCAAGACGATAGGGCCTGCCCTCTTCCGCAAGCCGCATGATCCCGGGAACCACACCCACCGTGCTGATCGAAATCCGTGCGGGTCCGATCCCGATACCCCGAACGTTCGAAATGATATCAAGCGCCCGGATGACCGAGTCGTAATTATGCAGGGGTTCACCCATGCCCATCAGCACGAGATTCCGCAAGCGGCGGCCCGGCTGGGTAGCTTCCAGCACCCGGCGGGCATGCAGCACCTGCGCGACAATCTCGCCGGGACGCAGGTGGCGGGCAAAGCCCATCTGTCCGGTGGCGCAGAAGACACAGCCCATGGCACAGCCTGCCTGGCTGCTGACGCAGGCCGTATGGCGGCCATCATAGCCCATCAGCACTGTTTCCGTGGTCTGGCCATCGCGATGCCGCAGCAGGAACTTCCGCGTCAGACCATCGCTGCTGTGGGTCTCGTCCACTACCACCGGCGCATCGAGAAAGAAGGACTTGTCCTCGCCCACGTGGGCTTCCACCCAGCGCTTCAGCGGCGGCGAAAAATCCCGGGAGGCCAGATCAAGCGCCCCTTCCCGCTGCACCGCACGCCACAGCGCCTTCGCGTGGTGGGCATTGATCCCGCCGGCGGACAGCTCCGCCTCGATCTCACGCAGGGAGAGATCATGCAGCGATCTGGAGGCGGTGGCAGTCATCGGGACGGCCCCTCCATCGGCGGGCGGCGTGTCCGCTTCAAGTCTCATTTATGGAGGCGACGCTAACCGTTCTTTGTCAGGAAATGAAGCGCACTCGTCCCGACTTGGGTCCGAATCGTCACTTTCGATGAGCGGATTGAAGCAACAAAGAGATAGTTTCTTCATCAAGAGTTCACAATCCGGACCCAGTGTTCCGCTTGAACAGAGGTGGAATTTTGGAAAAATCCGGCCTTCAGTTCCGTTAAATCGCGCCGCCTCTTCTCCGGCTAAACCCGCCTCCTTCTTTCCCGTGAAGCCCTATCCACGTACTATCACCACCCTCGCAGCCGCTGCCGCCATTCTAAGCGCTCCGGCATGGGCACGCACTTGGACGGATACCCAAGGCCGGCAGATCGAGGCGACGCTGGTGGACTCGAACGACACGGAAGTCATCCTCCAGCTGGATTCGAACAATGAGATCTTCCGCTTGCCGCTGGCCAAGCTCTCCGCCGAGGACCTGAAATTCCTCGGCAAGAAAGCTCCGGCGGTCCCGGACAAGGGCGCCCCTGTTCCCCCCAAGAAGGAGCTTCCTCCGAAGCCGGGTCCGGCAGCACCCGCCGGCGAGCTCAATTTCAATGCTCCCTGGCCCCAAACCGTGAAATTCGACGCGGATCCGCAGATCCAGACGATCACCGAGGACAAGGAGACCAAGAAATTCATCTACGAAAGCTCGAACTACCGCTTCATCTGCAATGTCCGTCTTTCCCAGTCGGTGGTGAAGGGCTTCGCGGTAATGTTCGAATCCAGCTACAACTACTGCCGCGCCCTGCCGCTGGCGATTTCCGGCGGATCGAAGACCGATGGGAAATATCTGATCCTGCTTTTCGAAACGAAGGAGCAGTACGTGGAAGCGGGCGGACCACCCACCAGCGCGGGCGTTTACATGCCGGGCCGCAATACCGTGATGGTCCCTCTGACCAGCCTGGGCGTACGCCCCGTGGGCAGCAGCTACATGCTGGACCGCGACAAGGCGAACGGCACGCTGGTCCACGAAATCACTCACCAGCTCACTCCCGGACCCTACTACAGCCGCGGCGCGATGGGTTGGTTCAGCGAAGGCCTGGCAGAGTATGTCACCGCCACTCCCTACCGCTCCGGGGTTTTCAAGGTGAAGTCGAACTTCGACGACATCGTGGCCTACGCCACCGGCTACGGGAAGGATGACACCCGCGGCCGCGCGCTCGGCGAGAAGATCTCCGCACCGGCGCTGAAAGACTTCATGCTGATGAGCTACGGCAACTTCACGGGGCCGCGCGCAAACTTCAACTACGGCTTCGGCCTGATCCTTACGACCTACTTCCTGCACCTTGATGGCAATGGCGACGCCGCCCGCGCCAAGAAATTCCTGCAAGCCCTGCGCGCCGGAAAAAGTGGCCAGGAGGCCATCGATGTGTTGCTCGATGGCCGCAGTTACGAGGAAATGCAGGACGCCATCTCGAAGGCATGGAAGCGCAAGCGCGTGGAAATCGAGTGGGACGGCACCAGTTCCATGACCGACGAGGAAGAGTCGGACGAGTGATAGAGCTTCACGCGCTCCGCAAACCATACGAGCCCCGCAATCGCCAGCCCCACACAGGCCCAGCGGCGAAAGTGCGGCCACGCCCGGCTTTCGCTCCAACCCACGGTGAGGCTCCACGCGAGGAAAAGAACGAGGAGCTGACCGGCCTCCACGCCGAGGTTCGCGGAGATCAGCGTGGGAAGGAAACCTTCACCCGGACGGATCCACGCTGAAAGAGCCCCGGCGAAGCCCATCCCGTGGATCAGCCCGAAGGCGAAGACCAGCCAGAGGCGCCAGGTGCGCGCCTCCTTCACGAAGAGATTCTCCACCGCCAGGGCGGTGATGCTCAGCGCGATCATCGGCTCCACGATCCAGCGCGGGACCTCGACCCAGCCAAGTGCGGCGAGGCCCAGTGTAATGGTGTGCGCTGCGGTGAAAGCGAGGGATTGTTTGAGCAGCGCCTGCCAACGGCGCTGGAGCAGGAAAATTCCGAGCACGAAGAGGAGATGATCCAGCCCGCCCATCACATGCTTCACCCCGACGTGAAAGGCGACCGCAATCGGATTCTGTCCCTGCTCCACCACTACGGGTGCCGATGGTTCCACAGGCTTGGTGAAGAGCACCACTTCGCCACCGGGCGGCACCGTAAGGTAGGTGGATTCGCCTCCGGAAGGAGAAGGCATCTTCACCACCAGGTCCGGGTGATCCCCGCCTGCCATCGAGACCTTGACCGTTTCGATATTCCCCACCGGCTCGACGAGCGCATGGAAGTAGGCGCCATCATTGAGGAGCGATGGGAAATTCGCGGGATCGGCTTTGAAATCGGGAAAGGAGATCTTCCATTCCAAAGGACCCGTCTCCGAGCGGAAGCCGAGCGACTCCTGCAGGTATCTCTCGGCCTCTTGGCAGAGACGCTGTTGCTCTTCTCGCGGAAGCTTCACCAGCCAGTCCCGCGTCGGCTGTGGAGCGGCGACATCATTCCGGGTGGCCGGATCGGCATACCCCGCATCGAAAAGGATCTCCAGCTTCCAAGACCCCTGATCGGCCTGAAATTCGCCATAGAGTTGCTTCACCACATGCGCCGCCAGCGGCTGGACGCAAAAGAGAAACGAACAGAGCACCCAGAAGCTCGGCCACCGAAAAATGGACATTATTGGACACTTTATTGACCAATAAACGCTATTTTTGCCGATATTCATGCTAGATCTTGTTCTCCGGCTAGGTAATGAAATGAGCTTACCTTAACAGATGAAGCGCGTTCTCTTTCCCTCCTGCTTCGCGGTATGCCTCGCCACGGCATCCGTAGCTTCTCCTCTCGAACTTCGCTACGGGCAACCCGCCAAGGCATGGGAGAGCGACGCGCTGCCGGTCGGCAACGGACGGATCGGGGCGATGATCTTTGGAGACCCATCGAAAGAGCGGATTCAGTTCAACGACATCACCCTGTGGACCGGAGGCGAGAACCTGTCCGGAGGCTATGACGTGGAGGAATTCGGCAGCTATCAGAATTTCGGGGATCTCTTCATCGAGACCGATGGCGCGCCGCAATCCGCGACATCACGCACGATCAGCAGCCCGAGCGGGCAGAAGCCCTTCTACGATGCGGAGGGCGTGAGCGCCGCGGGCGATGGCAAGGCCGCCACGAAATGGTGTGTCGAACATGGAGGAAAGGAGGTCGTCTGGCAGGCAGATCTCGATGCCCCTGAAGCTATCGCACGCTACACTTTCACCGCGGGTCCGGATGTTGCCGAGCGCGATCCCGGAACCTGGCGCTTCGAGGGATCGATGGACGGAAAGGCATGGCTGACCCTTCATGAAATGAAGGACCAACCACCGATGGCACAGCGCGGCGAGTCGAAGGCCTTCGACTCGAAAAACAAGATCGCCTACCCGCACTACCGATTCGTCTTCAGCCCGACCAAGGTCCCGCATTTCCAACTCGGGGAGATCGCTTTGGGCGACACCGCAAACACGAGCGCCGCGCCGGAGGGCTACCAGCGGGTGCTCGACCTTGCGACCGGAGTTCACCGTGCCTCTTGGAAATCGGGGGGAGCCGAGATTGTGCGCGAGACCTTCGCGAGCCATCCGGACGACGTGATCGTGATTCATTACCGCTCCACTGGAAAGCTGGGCGGGAAAATCCGCCTGGCCGGAGCCCATGGCGAGACCACGAGTTCTGAAGGTGGACTTCTTTCTTTCTCGGATAGTCTTTCGAACAAGCTGCGTTATGCGGCTCAAGTGTCAGCTGTCACCGATGGCGGCACGATTATGGCGGAGGAGGGAGCCTTGCGCTTCAAGGACACGAATGTGCTGACCCTGGTGCTCTCCGCGGGGACCGACTATGCGATGGATCCGGCGAAGAAGTTCCGCTCCGGTATCGATCCGGTGAAATCCGTGGCCGGGAAAGCAAAGCTGGCGCTGGCACGCAAGTACGATGACCTTCGTAGCCGCCATCTTGCCGACTTCTCCCCGCTGATGGATCGTGTGGCACTCGATCTGGGCACCGGAAAGGATGAGGACACCAAGGCCCGGCTCGAAGCGTACAAGGGAGGCGCTGAAGACCCGGCCTTGGAAGCGCTGATGTTCCAGTATGGCCGCTACATGCTCATCTCATCCTCGCGTGATTCCTTGCCCGCCAATCTTCAGGGCCTCTGGAACGACAGCAACAAGCCCGCTTGGTTCGCAGATTACCATACGAACATCAATATCCAGATGAACTACTGGCAGGCGGAGCCGGCGAATCTGGCCGAGTGTGCGAAGCCCCTGCACGAATGGGTGACGGCGTCGGTTCCGGGAAGCCGCGAGGCCACGGTGAAGGCCTTTGGCGCGAAGACTCCCGGCTGGACCATGCGAACCTCCGTGAACCCCTTCGGCGGGAACGGCTGGGAGTGGAACCTGCCATCTTCCGCGTGGCTGGCGCGGCACTTTTGGGAGTCCTATGCCTTCACTGGCGACAAAGCCTTCCTTGAGAAGCAGGCATGGCCCATCTTTGAAGGCGTGTCCGAATTCTGGCTCGATCATCTAGTCGAGAAGGATAGAAAGCTGGTGGTACCGAAGGGATGGTCTCCGGAACACGGCCCGCGCGAAGACGGCGTGGCGCACGACCAGCAGATCGTGTGGGACCTCTTCACCTTCACGCTCGAAGCGGCGAAGGAGCTCAGGATCGACAACGCGCTGACCAAGAAGATCACTGCGGCTCGCGAGAAGCTGCTCGGCCCACAGATCGGATCATGGGGCCAACTCATGGAGTGGACGAGCGAACGGCCGGATCTTGAGAAGAGCGGCCATCGCCATACCTCGCATCTCTACGCGGTGTATCCGGGAAACCAGATCAGCCTGAGCAAGACGCCTGAGCTGGCGAAAGCTGCGGCGCTCTCCCTCGAAACGCGCGGGACCTCCGGGGACTCGCGCCGCTCCTGGACTTGGGCATGGCGCACGGCCCTGTGGGCACGACTGGGCAATGGCGACAAGGCGCAGGCCATGATCCGCGGCCTGCTCACACACAACACCCTCGATAATCTCTTCACCACGCACCCGCCCTTCCAGATCGATGGCAACCTCGGAATCACCGGCGGCATCTGCGAGATGCTCCTGCAATCCCACGCCGGCGAGGTCGCGATCCTGCCAACACTGCCGAAGGGCTGGCCGAACGGCTCGTTCAAGGGCCTGCGAGCGCGCGGGGGCTTCGAGGTGGATGCGGAGTGGAAGAACGGCACCCTCTCAACCACGAGCGTGAAATCGGCGCTTGGGAAGGAATTGGTTCTCCGCCTCCCAGGCAATCCGGCGAAAATCAAGCTGACACGCGACGATGGAAAATCTGCCGAACTCACGGCGAAAGAGGGCGTATTCCGCCTGCCAACCACCAAGGGTGGAGCATACCAGGTCACACTTCCGAACTGAACCTAGGTCCAAAGTCGGATTGACCCTACACGGCAAGGCGCGCTGACATGGAGCCCCATGAGCAGCTGCGCCAAGGCCGATGCTTCTTCCTCCCCCGCGCTTGAAAAGGCAGCATTGCTCGGCAGGGAGTTCTCCTTGGCATGGCTCAGGGCGGCGGGCGTCTCCGACCCCGAAGTAGCCGTCCTTTTTGACCAGGTCATCCTGATTCCGGCTGCTCAGCACGCATCCGCGAGGTTCGCGGATCCAAGCCTGCCGAGGAAGATCGTGAGAACCATCCCGTGGTCGCGGGCCCGGGATCACCACCTCGTGCTCGCGGAAGCCGCCAAACAACAGCGGCTAGCCGCAGAGGTGGTGGCAGAACATTTCGAAGCCGCGCATCGCTTCGATCTCGCCCGCGCCCAATGGATGAAGGCGGGTGAAACATCATGCCATGCCGGTGATTACAAAAAGGCACTGCGTCTCATCAGCCGGGCACTTGCCATCTGGCCTTGGGACGAGGCCGCGGATGATCGCGCGCGGGTACTGCGCGAGATGGCCCGCTGCGCCACCAATGCGCGCCTGACCGATGAGGCGCGAAAGGCATGGGAAGAACTGGCCGATCACGCTCGCGATACTGGCAAGCACGATTTGCGGGCTGATGCGCTTCATCAGCTCGCGATACTTTCTGCTGATCCCGTGCGCGCGGGCGAGTTGCTCGCGGAAGCCTCCAAGCTGGCCACACGCGAACTCGGCCCGGAGGAAGCCTTTCGGCATGGGCTCGCACACGTGGATTTGCTGGTGAACCGCGTGCGGGTGGCTGCGGCCAAGCTGGCTTTCGTGGCGGTGGAAGAAGCAGCGCTGAAGTCGAAGAACCCCGCACTACAGTCAGAAATGCTGGGATGGAAGGCCCTGATCGCCGCGATGGCGGGCGAAGCAGGAGACGCCACCCGATTCGTCGAGGAGGGGATGCAGATCGCCATCACCCACCAACTCCCGGAGCAGGTCGCTTTTGCTTACAAGCGCCGCGCGAACATCGCGGACTATGCCGGTCAATATTCGCTGGAGAAGCACTCGCACAACGTGGCGATCCGCTATTGCCGTGAGTCACAGACCGGCGAGGAAATCGTCTGCATGGGTTGCTTGTCCTATGCCTGCTTCCGTACCGGAGATTGGAAGGAGGCACTCGATACCGCGCGTGAAGTGCTGGGCCAGCCGGACCTTCATCCCGGATTGAGAGCCATTGCCGGCGGAGTCCGGGGAATGATTGCAGCGTTCCGTGGCGAAAAAGCCAGCGCCTTCAGGCATCTCGACGAGGCCATACGCCTCCAGAGGGCGGAAGGCATGGTCGGGATGGAATTCCTGACCCTTTGGGCGCTCGCCTACTGGCATGATTGCCAGGGAGAAGGCGCCAAGGCTTGTGCGATCTACGACGAGATCCGCACCCTGTGGCGGGAGTCGGACGATCTCCACGATTCCATTCCCGGGCTGCTATTTGCCGGCGCCCATTATGCGGATCACGGCCGTGCCGTGCAGCTTGCCGACTGCATCGATATTATCGGCGAGATTCTCAGGAAGAACGACCTGCCCGAAGCGCGCGCAACCTTGCTCGCCCTGGGCGCGGAGCAGGCAAGGCTCGAAGGGGATCACGAAGCTTGCGACAAAGCGCTGCGGGAAGCGGCGGCGCTCCAGATCAAAGCCGGGCTTCCTCTGGAACAACTCTGGATCGAGAGCCGCCACCCACGGGCAGAAGATCACAAGGGCGTGATCGCACTCGCCACCAAACTCGGCACAAAGCCACTGCTTGCCAGACTGAAGGGCGAGGACTGCGGCGATTCCGCTTCCGGACTCACCCCGCGCCAATGCGAGGTCCTTTCTTTTCTCGCCACCGGACTCACCAGCAAGGAAATCGGCGATCGCATGGGGCTCAGCACCCGCACGGTAGAAATGCACGTAAGCCGCATTTTCGAACGCCTCAACTGTCGCACGCGACCGGAAGCCGTGGCACTCGCCCAAGCGCGCGGGTGGATCAAGCTACCGTAGTTTGCGCGCGGGGATACCGTACTTCCGACATCTATTCCGCAGGCGGATTTCCGGCGAGGGTGCATGGACACCAACCCGCAAATCCATGTGCATCGCTTGTGATACCAAATTGAATCCCGAATCGCTCGACGAATTCGGAGACCGCTTCATCCGGATCCTCAATCATGGCGCGCTCGCCGTGATGATTTCCATCGGCCACCGTACGGGACTCTTCATCGCCATGCGGAAAACCGGACCAGCTACCAGTCGGCAGATCGCCGCCGAGGCAAAACTTAACGAACGATATGTGCGCGAGTGGCTGGGAGCGATGACCTGTG
This portion of the Luteolibacter luteus genome encodes:
- a CDS encoding LuxR C-terminal-related transcriptional regulator, with protein sequence MSSCAKADASSSPALEKAALLGREFSLAWLRAAGVSDPEVAVLFDQVILIPAAQHASARFADPSLPRKIVRTIPWSRARDHHLVLAEAAKQQRLAAEVVAEHFEAAHRFDLARAQWMKAGETSCHAGDYKKALRLISRALAIWPWDEAADDRARVLREMARCATNARLTDEARKAWEELADHARDTGKHDLRADALHQLAILSADPVRAGELLAEASKLATRELGPEEAFRHGLAHVDLLVNRVRVAAAKLAFVAVEEAALKSKNPALQSEMLGWKALIAAMAGEAGDATRFVEEGMQIAITHQLPEQVAFAYKRRANIADYAGQYSLEKHSHNVAIRYCRESQTGEEIVCMGCLSYACFRTGDWKEALDTAREVLGQPDLHPGLRAIAGGVRGMIAAFRGEKASAFRHLDEAIRLQRAEGMVGMEFLTLWALAYWHDCQGEGAKACAIYDEIRTLWRESDDLHDSIPGLLFAGAHYADHGRAVQLADCIDIIGEILRKNDLPEARATLLALGAEQARLEGDHEACDKALREAAALQIKAGLPLEQLWIESRHPRAEDHKGVIALATKLGTKPLLARLKGEDCGDSASGLTPRQCEVLSFLATGLTSKEIGDRMGLSTRTVEMHVSRIFERLNCRTRPEAVALAQARGWIKLP